A single region of the Pan troglodytes isolate AG18354 chromosome 18, NHGRI_mPanTro3-v2.0_pri, whole genome shotgun sequence genome encodes:
- the JPH3 gene encoding junctophilin-3 isoform X2, which produces MSSGGRFNFDDGGSYCGGWEDGKAHGHGVCTGPKGQGEYTGSWSHGFEVLGVYTWPSGNTYQGTWAQGKRHGIGLESKGKWVYKGEWTHGFKGRYGVRECAGNGAKYEGTWSNGLQDGYGTETYSDGGSGGILGSHQQSSGTSAQLWALTWGNGDFHE; this is translated from the exons ATGTCCAGTGGGGGCAGGTTTAATTTTGACGACGGAGGGTCCTACTGTGGAGGCTGGGAGGACGGCAAGGCGCACGGCCATGGCGTCTGCACCGGCCCCAAGGGCCAAGGCGAATACACCGGCTCGTGGAGCCACGGCTTCGAGGTGCTGGGCGTCTACACCTGGCCCAGCGGCAACACGTACCAGGGCACCTGGGCGCAGGGCAAGCGCCACGGCATCGGCCTGGAGAGCAAGGGGAAGTGGGTGTACAAGGGCGAGTGGACGCACGGATTCAAGGGGCGCTACGGGGTGCGGGAGTGCGCGGGCAACGGGGCCAAATACGAAGGGACCTGGAGCAACGGGCTGCAGGACGGCTACGGGACCGAGACCTACTCGGACGGAG GAAGTGGGGGAATATTGGGCAGCCATCAGCAAAGCTCTGGAACCTCAGCCCAGCTCTGGGCGCTGACTTGGGGAAATGGCGATTTTCATGAATGA
- the JPH3 gene encoding junctophilin-3 isoform X4, with translation MSSGGRFNFDDGGSYCGGWEDGKAHGHGVCTGPKGQGEYTGSWSHGFEVLGVYTWPSGNTYQGTWAQGKRHGIGLESKGKWVYKGEWTHGFKGRYGVRECAGNGAKYEGTWSNGLQDGYGTETYSDGGGWTRTSAVEAGCWREEGGPSAQ, from the exons ATGTCCAGTGGGGGCAGGTTTAATTTTGACGACGGAGGGTCCTACTGTGGAGGCTGGGAGGACGGCAAGGCGCACGGCCATGGCGTCTGCACCGGCCCCAAGGGCCAAGGCGAATACACCGGCTCGTGGAGCCACGGCTTCGAGGTGCTGGGCGTCTACACCTGGCCCAGCGGCAACACGTACCAGGGCACCTGGGCGCAGGGCAAGCGCCACGGCATCGGCCTGGAGAGCAAGGGGAAGTGGGTGTACAAGGGCGAGTGGACGCACGGATTCAAGGGGCGCTACGGGGTGCGGGAGTGCGCGGGCAACGGGGCCAAATACGAAGGGACCTGGAGCAACGGGCTGCAGGACGGCTACGGGACCGAGACCTACTCGGACGGAG GTGGTTGGACGCGGACTAGCGCTGTCGAAGCAGGctgctggagggaggagggaggcccaTCTGCTCAGTGA
- the JPH3 gene encoding junctophilin-3 isoform X3, producing the protein MSSGGRFNFDDGGSYCGGWEDGKAHGHGVCTGPKGQGEYTGSWSHGFEVLGVYTWPSGNTYQGTWAQGKRHGIGLESKGKWVYKGEWTHGFKGRYGVRECAGNGAKYEGTWSNGLQDGYGTETYSDGDATTFGAEPGPEARELPAAAAAAAAAAVRWFLCREPWPALQLPACPDSPISTPQCT; encoded by the exons ATGTCCAGTGGGGGCAGGTTTAATTTTGACGACGGAGGGTCCTACTGTGGAGGCTGGGAGGACGGCAAGGCGCACGGCCATGGCGTCTGCACCGGCCCCAAGGGCCAAGGCGAATACACCGGCTCGTGGAGCCACGGCTTCGAGGTGCTGGGCGTCTACACCTGGCCCAGCGGCAACACGTACCAGGGCACCTGGGCGCAGGGCAAGCGCCACGGCATCGGCCTGGAGAGCAAGGGGAAGTGGGTGTACAAGGGCGAGTGGACGCACGGATTCAAGGGGCGCTACGGGGTGCGGGAGTGCGCGGGCAACGGGGCCAAATACGAAGGGACCTGGAGCAACGGGCTGCAGGACGGCTACGGGACCGAGACCTACTCGGACGGAG ATGCCACCACATTCGGGGCAGAGCCGGGGCCGGAAGCCAGGGAgctgcctgctgctgctgctgctgctgctgctgctgctgtaagATGGTTTCTGTGCAGGGAGCCTTGGCCGGCTCTGCAGCTGCCCGCCTGCCCGGACTCTCCGATATCCACTCCTCAGTGCACCTGA